The proteins below are encoded in one region of Methanomassiliicoccales archaeon:
- a CDS encoding proline/glycine betaine ABC transporter permease, translating to MVDQIPWGQWAEGLVDVVKDNFDPVLDLVHDSLSGMVDLTLAVMTALPDLAMILVIGIIALLLTRKILLSISIGLALLIIWNMGLWDLSMLTLTLVIVSALISFLFGIPLGIIAAKNDRLNSFMRVILDFMQTMPSFVYLIPVVILFRLGNVPGIIATVIFAIPPVVRFTDLGIREVAKELREVADSFGTTWTQKLFKVELPMAKPTIMAGINQCIMLSLSMVVIASMIGAAGLGRNVLIAIQRVDVALGFEAGLAVVIIAIILDRITQGMGSKR from the coding sequence ATGGTGGATCAAATACCATGGGGACAATGGGCCGAGGGTCTTGTCGATGTCGTCAAGGATAACTTTGACCCGGTGTTGGACCTGGTGCACGATTCGTTGAGCGGCATGGTGGACTTAACCTTGGCCGTGATGACCGCATTGCCGGACCTGGCCATGATATTGGTCATCGGGATCATCGCGCTGTTATTGACAAGGAAGATACTGCTCAGCATCTCGATCGGTCTGGCCTTACTGATCATATGGAACATGGGCCTTTGGGACCTGTCCATGCTGACCCTGACCTTGGTCATTGTGTCAGCTTTGATATCGTTTTTATTTGGAATACCCCTTGGAATAATTGCGGCGAAGAACGATCGTCTCAATTCGTTCATGCGGGTCATCCTGGATTTCATGCAGACCATGCCCTCCTTCGTATATCTGATACCGGTGGTCATCCTTTTCCGACTTGGAAACGTGCCAGGCATTATTGCCACGGTCATCTTCGCCATACCGCCAGTGGTCCGCTTCACCGATCTGGGCATCAGGGAAGTGGCCAAGGAACTGCGCGAAGTGGCTGATTCGTTCGGAACGACCTGGACACAAAAATTGTTCAAGGTGGAGCTGCCCATGGCCAAACCGACCATAATGGCCGGAATTAACCAGTGCATAATGCTCTCGCTGTCAATGGTGGTCATCGCCTCGATGATCGGGGCGGCTGGTCTGGGAAGGAACGTCCTGATAGCCATCCAAAGGGTGGACGTCGCTCTGGGATTCGAGGCTGGATTGGCGGTGGTGATCATCGCCATAATATTGGACCGTATCACACAGGGGATGGGGTCAAAACGATGA
- a CDS encoding glycine betaine/L-proline ABC transporter ATP-binding protein, whose translation MNDLISPLSNSIGEFLIGLNLGSKVAVLQTTGMDEGSGEDKIVVKGLSKIFNAHHPEKILSLLKQGMGKEDILSETGATVGLYDIDFSVKKGELFVLMGLSGSGKSTLERCINRLIEPTSGQILIDGADVLKMTSDELRYFRKIKISMVFQNFALLPNKTVLDNVVFGLEVQGIPKDERYEAGMRVIELVGLKGYESMKPAELSGGMKQRVGLARALATDTDIILMDEAFSALDPLIRRDMQDELLEIQGRMHKTIIFVTHDLDEALRLGDRIALMNNGQIVQIGTAEEILTNPADDYVLRFIEGVDRGKVLTCQNIMKKALLTVTVGQGLRTALVLMKDASLSTIPVVDRSNVFQGLLDADDALRGIKEGKTKIMEVANIDIQTVLPDTAVEFLIPILIVTNYPIPVLNEERKLKGLIVPGMVISALNATGGVN comes from the coding sequence TTGAACGACCTCATATCTCCATTGAGCAACTCGATAGGAGAGTTCTTGATCGGCTTGAACCTGGGCAGTAAAGTCGCCGTTTTACAAACAACAGGGATGGATGAAGGATCGGGAGAAGATAAGATAGTGGTCAAAGGGCTTTCAAAAATTTTCAATGCCCATCATCCCGAGAAAATATTGTCTTTGTTAAAACAGGGGATGGGCAAAGAGGATATACTGAGCGAAACAGGAGCGACCGTGGGTCTATATGACATCGATTTCTCTGTTAAGAAAGGAGAGCTTTTCGTCCTTATGGGTCTGTCCGGAAGCGGAAAATCGACCCTGGAACGATGCATCAACCGTCTTATCGAACCTACCAGCGGCCAGATCCTCATTGATGGTGCGGATGTCCTAAAGATGACCTCCGACGAGCTTCGCTATTTCCGTAAGATCAAGATAAGCATGGTTTTCCAGAACTTTGCCCTGCTTCCCAACAAGACGGTCCTGGACAACGTAGTGTTCGGCCTAGAGGTGCAAGGCATCCCTAAGGACGAAAGATATGAAGCTGGTATGCGTGTGATCGAACTTGTAGGCCTGAAAGGCTACGAGAGCATGAAACCGGCAGAACTCAGTGGGGGCATGAAACAGAGAGTGGGATTGGCACGAGCTTTGGCCACGGACACTGACATAATACTCATGGACGAGGCCTTCAGCGCTTTGGACCCTCTGATCAGAAGGGACATGCAGGACGAACTGCTGGAAATACAGGGGCGCATGCACAAGACCATCATATTTGTGACCCACGACCTTGATGAGGCGCTCAGGCTGGGAGATCGCATCGCTTTGATGAACAACGGCCAAATCGTACAGATCGGCACAGCGGAGGAGATCCTGACCAACCCAGCGGACGATTATGTGCTGCGATTCATAGAGGGGGTTGACCGGGGCAAGGTCCTAACCTGTCAGAACATCATGAAGAAGGCGCTGCTCACAGTGACCGTCGGCCAAGGACTAAGGACGGCGCTGGTGCTTATGAAAGATGCCAGCCTCTCCACGATACCGGTGGTAGACCGATCCAATGTATTCCAAGGATTGTTGGATGCTGATGATGCCCTCAGGGGTATCAAAGAGGGGAAGACGAAGATCATGGAGGTTGCCAATATTGACATACAGACCGTGCTCCCTGATACCGCGGTCGAATTTTTGATACCCATCCTGATAGTCACTAATTATCCGATCCCGGTCTTGAACGAGGAACGGAAGTTGAAAGGGCTCATAGTCCCGGGTATGGTCATATCCGCTTTGAACGCCACCGGGGGTGTTAATTGA